In the Pedobacter cryoconitis genome, GCTGTCTTTGTTCTATTGACTCACCGGAATCACAGCCGGGGTAATCAGTTGCAGAATAAATTATTTTTAGCTGGAATGCGTGTTATTTCTTCATGAGCATCAGCACGAGCAATAGGGCATCCATATACTTAAAATGCGCCCTTATAGCACTGAGTGCTAATTTCATATGAGAATGAACAGTGCCGGGCGATATGTTTAATTTCGCTGCTGCTTCCTCATATTTAAGCCCTTGTTCGTGGCATAATTCATAGACTAATTTACGTTGCGGAGGGAGCGCATCAACAGCTGCTTTTAATATTTTAGCAGAATCATTGTATAAAAGTAAGTGTTCAGCATCAGTTCCACCGGTAATAACCTGCGCTGTAAGTTCTACTTCACGCAGGGACTGTGCTGCAATTTTCTTTAAAGCGGTATAACTATGATTTCTCGTTGCGCGGTTTAGATAAGCACCAAAATTTTCAATATTTACCAGGTGAGTTCTTTTGAGCCAGATCCTGATAAATACATTCTGGACAATCTCTTCTGCTTGTATCTTTGAGCGGGTAAGCCTCATTGAAAAATCATAGACCAACGTCTGGTAACGTTCAAATAATTCTGCGAAAGCTTTTTGATCTCCGGCGGCAACCTGAACCATCAGGTCACTTTCCAATACATTCTTGTATGGTCTTTCTGTGTACATCCGCTTTTATCAGAATAATTTTTAGTTCAATGTCAAATCAATATTATGTATAATTTTTATCATTCTTTAGCAGTAACCCGATAAAAAGCCCAGCTTTCTTTAATCCGGAAATTAATACAAAAAATTAACTACTCAGTAATTTAAAATTGTTTTAGCTTCCTGAAATCAGAAAAAATCGGCTAAAATAGTTTTAACTCTGTAATAATTAAAATAAATGATTCACTCAGAGACCTTAATTTTGAGAACTAATTGTGAAGACTGGGATAATAAATTAAATATTTTGTAAGGATTCCCCTGAAAATGCGACTATTGTATTTTATCCTTATCCAATGTCTATACCTGATAGCGAAGAAACACTAACCACAGCGCCTGTAATACTCGATCCTCAGCATTGGGTAGCCAATCATGCAGATTATTTGTTTAGTTATGCGATTACCCGGATTAATGAGGAAGAACAGGCGCAGGACCTCGTTCAGGAAACATTTTTGGCTGCGCTTCAACGTATACATAAGTTTGAAGGAAGAAGTTCTGAGCGCACATGGCTTACTGCAATATTAAAAAATAAAGTCATCGATGTTTACCGTAAAAAGTCATCTGGCCTGGGAAAAAACATAACCAGTTTAGATACGGAACAACAGGATCAGGATTTTTTTGATCCTTATGATGGGCATTGGAAAAAATCACACTGCCCCGAACCATTTGGTATAGACACAAACGATCCTTTAATGAATAAGGAACTGAAATCCATTTTGCAGAAGTGCATACAAAAACTTCCGGCATTATGGTTATCGGTATTCACAATGAAACATATGGATGAAGAGTCTACTGAGCTGATTTGTGAAGAACTGAGGGTTACGCCTTCAAATTTCTGGGTGATTATTCACCGTGCAAAACTTAACCTGAGAGCTTGTCTCCAAAAAAACTGGATTTAAAATATGAATGAGCTAAAGCATATGATATATAATTGCAGGAAGGCCACTTTCCTGATTGAGAAAAAGCAACTTACTGTATTAACTTTAAGAGAGAAAATAGAACTGCGCATTCATTTATCTGGCTGTTCTTTTTGCAGACTGTTTCAAAAACAGAGTATTGGAATCAATAAAATGGTCTATGAGCTTTTCCATCAGGCAGTAAACCGGGAGATCAGACTGGACGATGATTACAAAAAGAAACTTCAGGAGCGTATTGAAGAGCAGCTCGATAAGAATTAAATTCAGCTGCTAATTTATGGGTGTACAACTGCCCAGCCCTGGTAGGCACGGATAATGATTTCTCCATTACCACTGGGCACATAACTGATAAAATTAAACAGCGTACTTTTCTCCATATGTCTTTCTCTGAGCGTATTTTCACATTGAGCGAGTATAACACCTCTGGCTTGCAGTTCTTTTAATGTTTTCTCAAATATTCCATTTTGAGCGTACACGGCTACTCCATCTCCAAAAGCAATCAGTTCTAATTTTAATTTCCCTTTAAGACGAGGGTCTTCCAGTGCATTTTTCATATTTCTAAGCGTGCCAGCTATTTTCTTTTCGTCCCCGCTATTCAAAACGTATAGCGCTTTATAATTTTTCAATGCTGCTTTCGCCCCGGTAAAGTTTTGTGGTTTTGTCTGTGCAAAACTTGTAGTCACAGCCACCATTAAAAGCAGGCTGCAAATAAGAATCTTTGTGTTCATCTGTTTATTTATTGGTTGTATACTAATCAGCAATTGGTTTAAAGACCCGTATTTATGTTATTCCTGACTTGAAGCAATATCGCCATTTACACCTTGCTAAACCGGACAAATCAATCTTTATATTGACTTTGTTACTTTTGTTTGAGGCGGATTTTATACCTCGACATTTTCTGCGCTAAATAACTATTTTTCAAGCTATTTACAGCACTATCAGCCGGCAGATTATCCTGAATTTCAGGAATAGCAGCCCTTTGCGCGCTATAAATACCCCCATGGCCACTAAAGAAATAAGCAGTAAAACATGCCACGGCAAAAAACAAGGTATACTCGCTGCCAAATAATTCAACCCCCATCATTGTACAGGCTAAAGGGGTATTTGTGGCACCTGCAAAAACAGCAATAAAACCAAGAGCTGCAAATAAACTTACCGGAGCATTCAGCAATCCGGACAAAGTGTTCCCCAAGGTTGCACCGATGTAAAATAAAGGCGTAACCTCTCCTCCTTTAAATCCAGTCCCCAAGGTCAAAGTGGTATAAACTGTTTTCCAAAGCCAGCTCCAGGTATCAGTGCCACCTTGAATAAATGCGGAAGGAATAGTAATTGCCCCCGGATATTCAGCATCGACACCCAGACTTAAATAATCAGGTTTACCAATCAGATAAGTCAAACCAATAATAATTAATCCTCCAGCCACAGGAATGAGCCAGCTAATGGTAAAAAGCCTGGAAAAAACCTGCTTAACTCCGTGAACAGCAAATGAGAATAAATAACTGGCTAACCCAAATACAACTGATGCCGCAATCACCTTACTCAACAGGAAAAGATCAATGGGCAGATAAGCAGATAAAAAGTAAGGGGTTTGAGGCAAAACGGCAATGTGATAGGCAGTGTGGTGAATTTGCCAGGCAGCAACGGTAAAATCAGCAATCACGCTGGCAACTAAAGCCGGGAATAATGCCTCGTATTTAATCCTTCCGAGGGTCAATACTTCCAAAGCAAAAATTGCCCCAGTAACCGGAGTTCCAAATACAGCGCCAAATCCCGCAGCAATACCAGCAGTGAGTACCATTTTGGTATCCTGTTCATTCAGTTTAAACCATTTCCCAAAAACCGCGGCAATACTACCTCCAATTTGTACAGCAGTACCTTCTCTGCCTGCCGAGCCTCCAAAAAGATGAGTAATAATAGTGGTGGTTAAAATGACCGGGGCCATGCGCCAGGGTACACCACCACCTGTCTGATGAATTTCGTCCATGATCAGGTTATTCCCTTTTTCAGAAGATTTACCAACAGACTGATAAATCAAATGAATCAGTACTCCGGCAAATGGCAATAAAAAAAGCAACCATTGATGGTCAAAGCGCAAATGTATTGCGGCAGAGAGCAACCAGAGAAAAAAGGCAACGACAGTACCAATAGTAATGGCAATTGGAAGAATTAAAAGTGTCCAGCGGATCAGATGGTTAAAAGTTTTCATATATACCTACAAATCATTTATTCCAATGAACGGGATTGTTCATTAGCTTAATTTTGCAGGCGCCATCAGCTTTTCAGGGCGGTTAAGTCGGAAGACACCATTTCCGTGTCAGCAAATATAAGCATATCCTGAACAATTACAAATTAATCAGCGCTAAACGAGACCGGTCACGCCGGGCATGACCGGTCTGTTATTGTTCAATCAGGTGTGTAATATTATTTAATAGTCGTCATTTAAAGCAAAAACTGGCTTTCTGGTCATCCATTGACCACTGGTGAAATCCGGAAAATCAATAGTTTCATTTCCTAATTCTATAGACTGCTCACTTAAAGGCGTAATTGCACTCCATGCTGCAGCATCGTAAACATCTAATGGTGTAGGTGTTCCACGTTTTACCGCTTCAATAAAAGCATGTAAAACAAAGAAATCCATTCCACCATGTCCAGCACCTTTTGCATCATCACCGTATTTTTTCCAAAGTGGGTGATCATATTTCTCTAACCACTCTTTTGCATTGTCCCACTGATGTGGTTTGCTGACACCCTCTACATAAACACTGTTGTTGATGTCCATCCATAAACCGTTCGTTCCCTGTACACGGAACCCCAATGAATAGGGTCTTGGAGAATTCGTATCATGCTGCAGGATGATCGTTTCTCCATTTGCACAGTCAATAGTCGTCGTGACAATATCACCCAGTCTGAAATTAACTTTTGCATTTGGATGGCTCTCTCCTCCTTTATCCACGACATATTTATGCAGGCCTCTGGATTTCGTAGCAAATGAATTTAGTTTAAGGAACTTAT is a window encoding:
- a CDS encoding RNA polymerase sigma factor; protein product: MYTERPYKNVLESDLMVQVAAGDQKAFAELFERYQTLVYDFSMRLTRSKIQAEEIVQNVFIRIWLKRTHLVNIENFGAYLNRATRNHSYTALKKIAAQSLREVELTAQVITGGTDAEHLLLYNDSAKILKAAVDALPPQRKLVYELCHEQGLKYEEAAAKLNISPGTVHSHMKLALSAIRAHFKYMDALLLVLMLMKK
- a CDS encoding voltage-gated chloride channel family protein, which produces MKTFNHLIRWTLLILPIAITIGTVVAFFLWLLSAAIHLRFDHQWLLFLLPFAGVLIHLIYQSVGKSSEKGNNLIMDEIHQTGGGVPWRMAPVILTTTIITHLFGGSAGREGTAVQIGGSIAAVFGKWFKLNEQDTKMVLTAGIAAGFGAVFGTPVTGAIFALEVLTLGRIKYEALFPALVASVIADFTVAAWQIHHTAYHIAVLPQTPYFLSAYLPIDLFLLSKVIAASVVFGLASYLFSFAVHGVKQVFSRLFTISWLIPVAGGLIIIGLTYLIGKPDYLSLGVDAEYPGAITIPSAFIQGGTDTWSWLWKTVYTTLTLGTGFKGGEVTPLFYIGATLGNTLSGLLNAPVSLFAALGFIAVFAGATNTPLACTMMGVELFGSEYTLFFAVACFTAYFFSGHGGIYSAQRAAIPEIQDNLPADSAVNSLKNSYLAQKMSRYKIRLKQK
- a CDS encoding DsrE family protein, producing MNTKILICSLLLMVAVTTSFAQTKPQNFTGAKAALKNYKALYVLNSGDEKKIAGTLRNMKNALEDPRLKGKLKLELIAFGDGVAVYAQNGIFEKTLKELQARGVILAQCENTLRERHMEKSTLFNFISYVPSGNGEIIIRAYQGWAVVHP
- a CDS encoding sigma-70 family RNA polymerase sigma factor, which gives rise to MSIPDSEETLTTAPVILDPQHWVANHADYLFSYAITRINEEEQAQDLVQETFLAALQRIHKFEGRSSERTWLTAILKNKVIDVYRKKSSGLGKNITSLDTEQQDQDFFDPYDGHWKKSHCPEPFGIDTNDPLMNKELKSILQKCIQKLPALWLSVFTMKHMDEESTELICEELRVTPSNFWVIIHRAKLNLRACLQKNWI